TCACCGCTCTGCAGGTAGTAGCCACCGGGGAAGATGATGCCGTGGTCTTCCGGTAGCTGCACGCAGGCCAGGCCGATGGCATCGATGCGCTCGACCTTGCTGGTCAGGCTGTTGAACACCAGGTAGCGCCACTGCTCCTCGCGGTACGGCAGGATCTTCAGCAGTATCAGGCTGCCCAGACGGGCATATTCGATCTGCGCGTCGTCCAGCGACTGGGTCTTGTCCACCACCGGCTCGCGGTAGATGCCCAGGCCATCCTGGGTGTTGTTCTCCACCTTGATGGTCAGATCGCCGCCAACGGTCTCGACGAAAACGGTATCGAGGATGTTCAGGTGCGGATGGCGGCCCATGACCACCATCTCGCGGGTGGTCTTCTGCCACTCGAAGTCGAACGGCGCCGGCAGCGCGATATCGCGCTCACCACGGTTGTCGATGTAGCGCACTTCGCGCCCATCGACCGAGATCAACCAGCGGAACACGCGGATGTCGCTGACCCGCTCGCCGATCTGGAAGCTCGCCAGCAGCTTGCCATCACGGATGGCCAGTTGCAGCAGACGGGTGTTCTTGTAGTAGGTGTACAGCTCGTTGAAGTCGGCGACGAAACTGGCCTGAGACAGGAACGAACCCTCCAGCGGCACCGGCTCGGCCTCATAGCCCTCGGCGCCCTCGACCAGGCGGTAGAGGGAGAACACGTCGGCGACGCTGGTTTCCTTCTTCAGGCCGATGAACACGTTGTAGCCGAACAGCAGGCAGTCACCGACCTGGACGATATCGCGAGCAATGCAGTTGTTCTCGGTGCGGATGCGCACTCGGCCAATGGCCTCCATGGCGCTGCTGCCGAACTCGGCCAGGCGCTGGCCGTTGAGTGCTTCGGTCAGCGCACGCAGGCGCTGGCCCTGCTCCTGCAGGCGCTTGTGCAACACCTCATAGGCGCCGCCCTCGGCGACGGCCTTGTCCAATACATCCTGTGCTTGTGCGTCCGACATCGTGTTCTTCCTGGATATTCGGCATCGAGCCCCCTCGCCCGGTCAGCCAGGCAAGGGGGCTGGAAAATGCGTGGGAGGTTCGCGGCTAAAGCCCCTCCCACAAGGCTCGGCATGCTCTGGCCGGTAGGGTGGACAACGCTCTTTTTGTCCACCATTGGCGACGCAGAGCGGTGGACAAGCTACGCGTTGTCCACCCTACAGGCAGGTCGCTCAGGCCTGCTCCGAACCGGCGCTCGGCGCGACCACCGGCGCGGCGGGCGCTGCCTTGCCAGCCAGCAGGCGGGAGATCACGTCCTGCACCACTGGGCTCTTGCCGACCACGCCTTCGATGGCCTTGCCCACCGACAGCGACTTGGCGAAGGAGTTGAAGAAGTCGCCCTCGCCGCCGACGATCTCGATCTTCGCCTTGGCCATGGCGGCGGCCAGCACCTCGGCCTGGTCCTTGGCGATGTCCTTGTTGGCGGCGATGGCGGCCATGGCCTCCTCGAAGCTCTTCTCCAGTTGCATGCGGAACTCTTCGTGGGCGCGGGCAGTGTCGCTGAGCGAGTCCAGCGCGCCGAACTTCTTGCCCAGACCTTCGGCTTCGGCGCTCAGGCGCTCCAGCAGGATCGAGGCTTCTGCCGAACCCTGTTCCTTGGTCGCCTTGGCCTTGGCCAGGCCCAGTTGTTCTTCGCCGCGCGCCTGGGCGCTGAGTTTTTCTTCCAGCACCTTGGCTTCGGCCAGGCCATCCTTTTCCTTGGCAGCCGCCTGGGCTTCCAGCACACGGGCTTCGGCCAGCCCCTTTTCCTGCTCGCCTTTGGCTTCGGCAATCAGGCGCTCGGCTTCCACGCGAGCTTCGGCCAGGCCTTCCTTCTCCTTCGCCGCGGCGGTGACTTCACGTACCTTGGCGTCGGCCAGACCGGGCGCAGCGCGCTCAGCTTCGATGCCTTCGGCCAGTTTCTTCTTGGCCTCGGCGCTTTTGGCTGCAGCCTCCAGCTCGGCCTGGGCCAGGTTGTTGATTTCCACGGCCTTGTGCTTGGAGCGAGTCTCATCGGCCTCGGCCTGCTTGACCTGGCGCACCAGCTCCTGCTCGGCTTCGGCCTGGGCGTTGAGCACGGCGACCTGCTTGAGGCGCTCGGCCTCGGAAACCTCGCGCACTTCCTTGATGCGTTCTTCTTCCTGCGCCACGGTCTTTTCCACCGCCACCCGCTCGCGGATCACCCCAGCGATATTCTTGCGCTCTTCTTCCAGCGCCTTTTCCTTCTCGATGCGCTGCAGCTCGACCTCGCGCTCGCGGGCGACCACTTCCAGATCCTTGGCGCGGGTGACCTTCTCCACCTCGATGACCACGGCACGCTGGCGGTTCTGCTGCGCCACTTCCACTTCGCGCTGGTGGTTCTCGGCGCGGATGTCCAGCTCCTGCTGGGTCTGGATACGCGCCTGTTCGGCCTTCAGGCGCTCTTCTTCGCGCACCTTGAGGGTTTCCGCTTCCTCGCGGGCGCGGATGGTCTCGATCTCGCGCTTCTGCCGCGCCTCGGCGTCGGCCTGCTGGCGCTCCAGGGCCAGGGTGGCCTCGCGGGTCTCGACGTTCTTCTTCTTGATCGCCAGCTCTTCGTTGCGCTCCAGTTCGTTGGTGATGACGTTCTGCGCAGCGGTCAGCTCGGTGATCTTGCGGATACCCTCGGCGTCGAGGATGTTGCTCGGATCCAGCGAAGCCTTGGAGGTCTGCTCCAGGTAGTCGATGGCCACGTCTTCCAGCACGTAACCGTTGAGGTCGTTACCGATGACCTCGACGATGCGGTCGCGGAAGTCCTGGCGATTCTCGAATAGCTGGACGAAGTCGAACTGCTTGCCGACGGTCTTCAGGGCCTCGGAGAACTTGGCGTTGAACAGCTCGTTCACCGCACCACGGTCGGAGGCTCGATCCACACCGATGGCCTTGGCCACCTTGAGCACATCCTCCTGGGTCTCGTTGACGCGCAGGTAGAAGGCCACGGTGATGTCGGCACGCAGGTTGTCGCGGCAGATCAGACCATCCTTGCCACGACGGTCCACTTCCAGGGTGATCAGGGAGATCTTCATGAACTCCTTGAGGTGGATCACCGGATACACCAGGGAACCGGTGAAGTGCACCTTGGGCGTCGAGCTCATGTCATTGACGATCAGCGCGGTGCCCTGCGGAACCTTGATGTAGAAGGCCTTGAACAGGGCGATCAGGGCGACCAGGAAGAGGACGACCAGCCCGGCCCCGATGATGAAGGGGATGAGGTTTTCCATTACAGCTTCACTCCTTTGCGAATTGTGCAGGCAGATTCGGCCACGCCTAGGCTGCCAGCCCTCTGTTACGTGGGGATTGTCGGCTAGACGCCGCGAAACTCTTCTTCGGTAATGATGCGATAGGCGTGCTCGGCCGCCAGGTACTCCAGCAGTACCACGCGGTCGCCACGCTTGAAGCCCAATGCCTCGTCGGCGCGCACGCGCAGGATCAACCCGGCGCCGCCATCCTCCAGCACGGCCTCGCCATGGCTGGCGGTGACGCGACCACTGCGCACCACTGCCACCTGGCCCAGCACCGACTTGCTGCTGATCGCCTCCACCTTGTGGAACAACGGCCGTAGCGGCC
The genomic region above belongs to Pseudomonas sp. GOM7 and contains:
- a CDS encoding flotillin family protein, which codes for MENLIPFIIGAGLVVLFLVALIALFKAFYIKVPQGTALIVNDMSSTPKVHFTGSLVYPVIHLKEFMKISLITLEVDRRGKDGLICRDNLRADITVAFYLRVNETQEDVLKVAKAIGVDRASDRGAVNELFNAKFSEALKTVGKQFDFVQLFENRQDFRDRIVEVIGNDLNGYVLEDVAIDYLEQTSKASLDPSNILDAEGIRKITELTAAQNVITNELERNEELAIKKKNVETREATLALERQQADAEARQKREIETIRAREEAETLKVREEERLKAEQARIQTQQELDIRAENHQREVEVAQQNRQRAVVIEVEKVTRAKDLEVVAREREVELQRIEKEKALEEERKNIAGVIRERVAVEKTVAQEEERIKEVREVSEAERLKQVAVLNAQAEAEQELVRQVKQAEADETRSKHKAVEINNLAQAELEAAAKSAEAKKKLAEGIEAERAAPGLADAKVREVTAAAKEKEGLAEARVEAERLIAEAKGEQEKGLAEARVLEAQAAAKEKDGLAEAKVLEEKLSAQARGEEQLGLAKAKATKEQGSAEASILLERLSAEAEGLGKKFGALDSLSDTARAHEEFRMQLEKSFEEAMAAIAANKDIAKDQAEVLAAAMAKAKIEIVGGEGDFFNSFAKSLSVGKAIEGVVGKSPVVQDVISRLLAGKAAPAAPVVAPSAGSEQA